The following are encoded in a window of Lates calcarifer isolate ASB-BC8 linkage group LG20, TLL_Latcal_v3, whole genome shotgun sequence genomic DNA:
- the scaf4a gene encoding LOW QUALITY PROTEIN: SR-related and CTD-associated factor 4 (The sequence of the model RefSeq protein was modified relative to this genomic sequence to represent the inferred CDS: inserted 1 base in 1 codon) produces the protein MDAVNAFNQELFSLMDSKPPISRAKMISITKSAIKAMKLYKHVVQIVEKFIKKCKPEYKVAGLYVVDSIVRQSRHQFGPDKDVFGPRFTKNIAGTFENLCLCPVEDRSKIVRVLNLWQKNGVFKIEVIQPLLDMAAGSSSAAAPYTGTDEPGSSPPPAKEPVTAVTANSTTTSAAQLQNSDAFAAVAQLFQSSQGQQLQQMLQNFQQQPVKPDANTQPPLHNIQTQAQNITTGLGMASSQPPLPTPPTQQKTTFDKKLLDRFDYDDEPEVGEETKKDDTAAQPSFMQQQQQQQQPPAFSQHMEHFKPAMMNMSQDLSQQVPLPPNGQLQAYGLPPGQSFPVMMPPMGHALPGQPLPGSAGPPGFPGVYPSLNAAQQQQDLSMDMDRSSMRDGRHGQRSHSGSRSPKRRRSRSNSRTRRSRHRRSRSRSRDRRHHSPRSRSQERREREKERERRQKGLPPPKSETLSICSTTLWVGQLDKRTQQQDVACLLEEFGQIESINMIPPRGCAYIVMIHRQDAFRALQKLSRGSYKVNQKAIKIAWALNKGIKPEFKQYWDVELGVTYIPWSKIREDQLEELKEGGILDVETLSPEWSGVRKTLEQPEELTHNGRSEPQQPEESQVAPVAAAAAPPAQVPPMQQPMVGVGSLQPPVFPGPIGIPPPSFPPGVPXPPFIRPGYNPMQMPPGFPPPGAMPLGPPPPSKGGVEDPSLDPASLGNRKNDEVPEGPNIFNNQIGPMGNQVGIPPGGPPGGPPGALPGIPPGGPPGGPPGSIQPPSGGLLGARPGIIPLQRPPVPPLPHMQRFPPPHVTRPPHPNIPPMPPQMIPRGPHPQMMHHEPPPPKGGFGMPPPHNLRPPFPPHGHGIPPQGPPPPFIRPGGPRALEGQEEMDGRPFRGDRPGFRDREPERDRDWDRDRDRERDRGFGGGRRPFSDGGRGGGGDRMDGRDRLGGWQEDGGNHRGGGWERDRDRDRDRDRDRDRDRDRDRDRDRDRDRRDWRERRSSLDSDRERGRGDDAEREHGRGEGGERGRGEGGSRERGRGAEGKEGDRPRRSERRERTTRWDRDDRLAELENMDRFRTSNNTEQPSVTSMVTMETSKEPSGEAAQQKAESELVALAPEVTTAAGEPTPSEPIPSAQSEPTETKQEAAS, from the exons ATGGACGCCGTCAACGCCTTTAACCAGGAG TTATTCTCACTGATGGACTCCAAGCCTCCGATCTCTCGGGCAAAGATGATCTCCATCACCAAGTCAGCCATCAAAGCTATGAAA ctcTACAAACATGTGGTCCAGATTGTGGAAAAGTTCATCAAGAAG TGCAAGCCTGAGTACAAGGTAGCAGGCCTGTACGTGGTGGATTCCATTGTCAGGCAGTCCAGACACCAGTTTGGACCGGACAAGGACGTGTTTGGCCCAAGGTTTACCAAAAACATTGCAGGAACTTTTGAGAACCTCTGCCTTTGCCCGGTAGAGGACAGG AGTAAGATTGTGCGGGTGTTAAACCTGTGGCAGAAGAATGGGGTTTTCAAGATTGAGGTTATTCAGCCCCTCTTGGACATGGCAGCTGGCTCTAGCAGTGCTGCTGCACCCTATACAGGCACTGATGAGCCAG gttcctcacctcctccagccAAAGAGCCAGTTACTGCAGTAACGGCAAACTCCACCACGACATCTGCTGCTCAGTTGCAAAACTCTGATGCCTTTGCTGCTGTGGCACAGCTCTTCCAGTCTTCACAGGGTCAGCAG CTTCAACAGATGCTCCAGaattttcagcagcagccagtgaaGCCTGACGCCAACACTCAGCCTCCTCTCCATAATATCCAAACACAGGCCCAAAACATCACTACTGGCCTGGGCATGGCCTCCTCACAACCTCCCCtgcccaccccacccacccagcagaaaacaacatttgacaAG AAATTGCTGGACCGTtttgattatgatgatgaaCCAGAAGttggagaggaaacaaagaaggatgacacagcagcacagcccTCCTT tatgcagcagcagcaacaacagcagcagcctccagcCTTCTCACAGCACATGGAGCACTTTAAACCGGCAATGATGAACATGTCACAGGACCTCTCTCAACAG GTTCCTCTCCCTCCTAATGGCCAGCTCCAGGCCTATGGTTTACCACCAGGACAAAGCTTCCCAGTTATGATGCCTCCTATGGGGCATGCTCTGCCAGGACAGCCCCTCCCTGGCTCTGCTGGGCCTCCAGGCTTCCCAGGGGTATACCCTTCCCTTAACGCAGCCCAGCAACAGCAG GATTTGTCAATGGATATGGACCGTTCATCTATGAGGGATGGCAGAcatggtcaaaggtcacactCAGGCTCCAG gtctccaaagaggaggaggtcacGGTCTAATTCCCGTACACGACGGTCCAGGCACAGGCGGTCCCGCTCTCGCTCCAGAGACCGGCGTCACCATTCCCCGCGCTCTCGCTCGCAGGAgcgcagggagagagagaaagagagagagcgacgGCAGAAGGGCCTCCCGCCTCCCAAGAGCGAGACACTAAGCA tttgtagTACAACCCTCTGGGTGGGTCAGCTGGACAAGAGAACACAACAGCAAGATGTCGCCTGTTTACTGGAGGAGTTTGGGCAGATAGAATCCATCAAT ATGATCCCTCCACGTGGCTGTGCCTATATTGTCATGATCCATAGGCAAGATGCCTTCAGGGCTCTTCAGAAGCTTAGTAGAGGATCTTACAAAGTAAACCAGAAAGCTATCAAG ATTGCTTGGGCTTTGAACAAGGGCATAAAGCCTGAGTTTAAACAGTACTGGGACGTGGAGCTGGGTGTCACCTACATACCTTGGTCCAAAATCAGAGAGGACCAGTTGGAGGAGCTTAAAGAAGGAGGGATACTGGATGTAGAAACCTTATCACCTG AATGGAGTGGAGTGAGGAAGACTCTAGAACAACCGGAGGAACTCACCCACAACGGCCGTTCAGAGCCACAGCAGCCTGAGGAGTCACAGGTTGCACCTGTGGCcgctgcagctgctcctcctgcacag GTCCCTCCAATGCAGCAGCCAATGGTTggtgtgggttctctccagccTCCTGTCTTTCCTGGCCCCATAGGCATACCTCCACCTTCCTTCCCCCCAGGcgtcc ctcctcctttcatcaGACCTGGCTACAACCCCATGCAGATGCCTCCAG GTTTCCCTCCCCCAGGTGCCATGCCTCTAGGTCCCCCACCTCCTTCCAAAGGTGGAGTTGAGGACCCATCCCTGGACCCAGCAAGTCTGGGCAACAGGAAAAATGACGAGGTCCCTGAGGGTCCCAACATCTTCAACAACCAGATAGGACCTATGG GTAACCAAGTAGGCATACCTCCAGGTGGACCTCCAGGTGGACCTCCAGGTGCTCTTCCAGGTATACCTCCAGGTGGTCCACCAGGTGGTCCCCCAGGAAGTATCCAGCCTCCCTCTGGTGGCCTGCTGGGTGCACGGCCCGGTATAATCCCACTCCAGCGTCCTCCCGTTCCCCCGCTGCCGCACATGCAGCGTTTCCCTCCACCCCATGTGACAAGACCTCCTCACCCCAACATACCCCCTATGCCCCCACAGATGATACCTAGGGGACCACACCCTCAAATGATGCACCACGAGCCTCCCCCACCCAAAGGAGGCTTTGGGATGCCCCCTCCCCACAATTTGAGGCCTCCCTTCCCTCCACATGGGCATGGCATTCCTCCTCAAggtcctccccctccttttaTCAGACCAGGGGGACCCCGTGCACTGGAAGGGCAGGAAGAAATGGATGGCAGACCATTCAGGGGAGACAGGCCTGGATTCAGGGACCGAGAgccagagagggacagagactGGGATCGGGAcagggatagagagagggacCGAGGCTTTGGAGGTGGAAGGCGTCCGTTTAGTGATGGAGgcaggggaggaggtggtgataGAATGGATGGCAGGGACAGGCTCGGAGGCTGGCAGGAAGACGGAGGCAATCACCGGGGAGGAGgatgggagagagacagggacagagatcGGGACAGGGACAGGGACCGGGACCGGGACCGAGACCGAGACCGTGATCGTGATCGGGACAGAGACAGACGGGACTGGAGGGAGAGGCGAAGCAGCCTAGATAGCGACAGGGAACGAGGGAGGGGTGATGATGCGGAGAGGGAGCatgggaggggggagggaggagaaagaggaaggggggaaggagggagccgagaaagagggagaggagctgaAGGAAAAGAAGGGGACAGGCCGAGGCGGTCAGAGCGGCGAGAGAGGACCACGCGGTGGGACAGGGATGATCGATTGGCAGAGTTGGAAAACATGGACAGATTTCGGACTTCTAACAACACAGAGCAACCCTCTGTGACTTCTATGGTTACCATGGAAACCAGTAAAGAACCAAGTGGGGAAGCTGCTCAACAAAAGGCAGAATCAGAACTTGTAGCTCTGGCCCCAGAGGTGACTACTGCTGCAGGAGAGCCGACGCCCTCTGAGCCCATACCCTCAGCTCAAAGTGAGcccacagaaacaaaacaggaagcagCATCATAG
- the sod1 gene encoding superoxide dismutase [Cu-Zn], which yields MVLKAVCVLKGAGETSGTVYFEQEGDSGPVKLTGEIKGLTPGEHGFHVHAFGDNTNGCISAGPHYNPHNKNHAGPNDAERHVGDLGNVTAGADNVAKIDITDKVITLTGPYSIIGRTMVIHEKADDLGKGGNEESLKTGNAGGRLACGVIGIAQ from the exons ATGGTGCTGAAAGCTGTCTGTGTGCTGAAAGGAGCTGGAGAGACCAGCGGAACCGTTTATTTTGAGCAGGAG GGTGATTCAGGCCCTGTGAAGTTAACAGGAGAAATCAAAGGTCTTACCCCCGGTGAGCATGGTTTCCATGTCCATGCTTTTGGAGACAACACCAACG GGTGCATCAGTGCAGGGCCTCACTACAATCCCCACAACAAGAATCATGCCGGTCCCAATGATGCAGAGAG gCATGTTGGAGACCTGGGCAATGTGACTGCCGGAGCAGATAACGTTGCCAAGATAGACATCACGGACAAAGTAATCACCCTCACTGGCCCCTACTCCATCATTGGCCGAACCATGGTG ATCCATGAGAAGGCCGATGACCTTGGAAAAGGAGGCAATGAGGAGAGTCTAAAGACAGGCAATGCTGGTGGACGTCTGGCCTGTGGAGTCATTGGCATCGCCCAGTAA
- the hunk gene encoding hormonally up-regulated neu tumor-associated kinase homolog A gives MPVADSDMVVDNSHALYEGKTPNSAGSESVLPASLCSPAADILKNFYHTKRVGNYLIGRKLGEGSFAKVREGLHALTGEKVAVKVIDKRKAKKDSYVTKNLRREGHIQQMIRHPNITQLLDILETENSYYLVMELCPGGNLMNRIYDKKRLDERETQKYIRQLVLAVEHLHRAGVVHRDLKIENLLLDEQDNIKLIDFGLSNCAGILGYSDPFSTQCGSPAYAAPELLSRKKYGPKVDVWSIGVNMYAMLTGTLPFTVEPFSLRALHQKMVDKEMNPLPPSLSTAAICLLKKLLEPDPNKRPNIHQVMADSWLQLANKNTGAPYLNRIHIEEINHTVLLHMTEKMGYKHSEVLSAVLTNRACHTLAVYFLLNKKMKRLSKEYREMQFQEKKKGEKQKNEYFQTQWRKHVDKLTIPPKQTPVYLAVSKGPSKEKKHRTGLLRAITGGHRNSPLAPPGTVASSSMEYLEIHPLFPNTPQQRRRLATLPQVNTSPEHNIPAPPAPSPIGMHSFGSLSKAEQIEDTPASPWYKLTNGTLSPPRHVSAFQPDSSYLKKATIPSPPVLIVNPQPKKSISSDWCGSSDTSGSPPSTIGSPPGSSAFSPPKSAFSPLNPTSAFSPPSNSGSSDPDSPTHRSKFPSMGIGQILKKKVQLQPFTFRPEQVVEEVVSPPPYPMQTLLCASGALKTLC, from the exons ATGCCAGTTGCGGACAGCGACATGGTAGTGGACAACAGCCACGCGTTATACGAGGGTAAAACCCCAAACAGTGCCGGGAGCGAGAGCGTCCTCCCGGCCTCGCTATGCAGTCCTGCGGCGGACATCCTCAAGAACTTTTACCACACCAAACGGGTCGGGAACTATCTGATCGGAAGGAAGCTGGGAGAGGGATCGTTCGCCAAAGTTAGGGAAGGTCTCCACGCGTTGACCGGGGAGAAG GTGGCGGTGAAGGTGATTGACAAGCGAAAGGCCAAGAAGGACTCGTATGTGACCAAGAACTTGCGGAGGGAGGGCCACATCCAGCAAATGATCCGCCACCCCAACATCACGCAGCTGCTGGACATCCTGGAGACGGAGAACAGCTACTACCTGGTGATGGAGCTGTGCCCTGGCGGGAACCTCATGAACCGCATCTATGACAAGAAACGCCTGGATGAGAGGGAGACTCAGAAATACATCCGCCAGCTGGTGCTGGCTGTTGAGCACCTGCACAGGGCGGGTGTTGTGCACag GGATCTGAAGATAGAAAACCTCCTGTTAGATGAACAGGACAACATCAAGCTCATAG ACTTTGGCCTCAGTAACTGTGCTGGCATCTTGGGATACTCAGACCCATTCAGCACCCAGTGTGGAAGCCCGGCTTATGCAGCCCCCGAGCTGCTCTCCAGGAAGAAGTACGGGCCGAAGGTGGACGTCTGGTCCAT TGGCGTGAACATGTATGCGATGTTGACTGGGACTCTCCCATTCACGGTGGAGCCCTTCAGTCTCCGAGCCCTGCACCAGAAGATGGTAGACAAGGAGATGAACCctctacctccctccctctctacaG ctgccATCTGTCTTCTGAAGAAACTTCTTGAGCCAGATCCCAACAAGCGTCCAAATATCCATCAGGTGATGGCGGACTCCTGGCTGCAGCTGGCCAACAAGAACACAGGGGCGCCATACCTCAACAG GATCCACATTGAGGAAATAAACCACACAGTGTTGTTGCACATGACGGAGAAAATGGGGTACAAGCATAGCGAGGTGCTGAGTGCTGTCCTCACCAACCGGGCTTGCCACACTCTGGCTGTCTACTTCCTCCTCAACAAGAAAATGAAGCGACTTTCGAAGGAGTACAGG GAGATGCAGTtccaggagaagaagaaaggagaaaagcagaaaaacgAATACTTCCAGACCCAGTGGAGAAAGCACGTCGACAAGCTCACCATCCCCCCCAAGCAGACGCCCGTCTACCTGGCCGTAAGCAAGGGGCCCAGCAAGGAGAAGAAACACAGGACAG GTCTATTGCGTGCCATAACTGGCGGCCATCGTAATTCACCTCTGGCGCCACCGGGCACTGTCGCTTCCTCTTCCATGGAGTATCTGGAGATTCACCCACTCTTTCCCAACACCCCTCAGCAACGAAGACGACTGGCCACCCTCCCGCAAGTCAACACAAGCCCAGAACACAACATTCCCGCGCCACCAGCGCCATCACCAATTGGCATGCACTCCTTCGGCTCCCTCTCCAAAGCTGAGCAAATTGAAGACACCCCTGCTTCGCCCTGGTACAAGCTGACCAACGGTACTCTGTCCCCGCCCCGACACGTCTCTGCCTTCCAGCCTGATTCCTCTTACTTGAAAAAGGCCACAATCCCCAGCCCTCCCGTCCTAATTGTCAACCCGCAGCCTAAGAAGAGCATCTCATCAGATTGGTGCGGTTCTTCTGACACCAGTGGCAGCCCCCCCAGCACCATAGGAAGCCCTCCAGGCAGCTCAGCATTCAGCCCTCCAAAGTCCGCCTTTAGTCCCCTCAACCCCACCTCAGCATTCAGTCCTCCTTCCAACAGCGGCAGCAGTGATCCCGACAGCCCGACTCACCGGAGCAAGTTCCCTTCTATGGGAATAGGACAGATCCTAAAGAAGAAGGTGCAGCTGCAGCCGTTCACCTTCCGGCCAGAGCAAGTTGTTGAGGAAGTGGTGTCACCACCTCCCTACCCCATGCAGACTCTCCTCTGTGCTTCAGGTGCACTCAAGACCCTCTGCTGA